CTGGAAGACCAAATGGTCCGTCCATAGTTGCTTGCCTCCCAGCGTTCTGCCTGGCGCCGCCTTCGGCCGGGCTGGGTTTTGAGCGGCGCAGGTTGTCACCAATCCGTGGAACAGAAAAGGCACGACGACGAGCAAACCCAGTCGCTTCACCGCTAAGTTCCACGACCATGTGCGAAATAACTTGCTAGGGTCGAGCGACGAAACAACCTCGTCCTTCCGTGCACGCCTGGCGAACCACAACTTCTTCGTCGGGCCCGATAACATGCTGTGTTTTGTTGCACCAGCAGTTGTACCGGTGACCACCCGCTTCGGTGGGGTCAATCGGATCAGGATCGCCTGTGACATAGATTTCCTTGCTGCGAAGGTGCATGCAGGGGGGAAGCTTTACGATCTCAAGATTATCAAATGAACGCTGGTAAGACATCGTCAAAATCCTCCCGTATCGAGTCCGGCGGCCCGCAAAATCGCACGCTGCACGGCAACCTGGGCCAGTTGAACTTTGTATTCGTTTTCCGACAGTGGCATCGCATCCCTTACAGCGGCCAGGCCAGCCTGCCTGGCAGTTTCTTGATTGACGGGTTGGCCGGTCAACACGGCTTCCGCCTCCGCAGAAATCCAGGGGGTCGGGGCCACTTGTCCCATCACGATACGAGCATGCTGGACAACGCCGGCAGCGACCGCGAACGTAGCGGCAGCGGCGGCCAGCGGAGCGTCCGGACCTTCGCCCTGCCGAACTTCATAGGAAGCACTGAGCTCTCCCTGATCCTGTGGCAAAATCAGATGAGTCAGTAACTGATTGGGCAACAAACTGTTCTCTCGTTCCGTCTCGCTGCCTGGCGTTTGAAACAATCGTTCCAATGAAACGATCGACTCATCCTCCGGGTTAGGGCCCAAAATCCGGACTTGGGCCTGCAGCGAGATCAGCGCTGGCGCCAAGCGTGAGGCATTGACAAATTTCGCAGCGCCTCGATTCCCGAGAATCGCATGAAAACGATTATCACCTTGCACAACAGTCCTACCGCCATCGGCCAGCAAACCATGACCATCTCGGAAGTACCAGCATTGAGGGCGACGGAGCAGTTCACCGCCCAGCGTCCCCTGCGCTTGCAACTGCAGGCTATTGATCCCCTGGATTGCATGCTTAACCGCCGGGTAGGGATCGGTCAGCGAGCTGCCAAGAAAATCGTCCAGGTTTACCCCCGTCCCAATCCAGAGATTGCCCAGAGGATCGCGGTCAACGGTGCGAATGGAATCAATTCGCCCAATGTCAACCACACGCTGCGGTGTGACGACCATGCGTTTCATTAATCCGACCAGATCCGTCCCACCGGCTAATAATTCAGTGTGCCCTGGCTGCGATGAAAGCAACTCCAATGCTTCCGCCTCAGTTTTCGGCTGAGCAAATTCAAAATTCTTCATGGCTAGACTCTCGCTTTCTTCAGCGCCTCGAGCACTCGTTGCGGCGTTGCGGGCAAGATGGGAACACGAACTCCAGTCGCGTTGCAGATCGCATTTGAAATCGCAGCACCGCCGCTAATGGCAGGTGGTTCACCGAGGCCGATTACACCACGTTGCCGTTCGCTTTCCGGTTCGTACATCTCGACAACGATCTCCCCAATGTCACCCAATCGTGGTAAGCGATAATCGGAAAGTTCGCTGTTTACAAAGGCCCCCGTTTTGGGATCATTAATACGTTGCTCGAACAGACCCGCTGCAATCGACATGATCACCGCACCGTAGATTTGACTTTCCGCCGTTTTCCGATTGACAACCAATCCCATATCCTGGACGGCAACAAATCGTTTCACCTTGACGACCCCAGTCTCCGTATCAACGGCCACATGGGCCATCTGGACACCACCGACGCCAGTATTCGACAACGGGCTCTTCGTACCACGTTGATAATTGGCAGTCACTTCCAACGGTTGTATACCGAGCAGAGCACAAGCCTGTTTCCAAGCCAGCCCTTTATTCGACCCTGCGACTTCGATCCGTCCGTCGACTGCTTGAAGCTGATCGGCAGGAACCTGCAGTTTTTTCGCCACAAGCTCAAACAGTTTTTGCAAAGCGTCCTGCCCCACGCGGCGGTGAGATTCACTGACCGCGCCCACTGTCGTACTCCCTCCGGAAGCGCCGCTAAACGGGTAGGTCGAGTGGCCGATATTGACTTTAACTGCCTCGATTGGCAACCCAAACGTTTCGGCCAACACCATGGCACAGACCGTGCGGGTTCCGGTCCCCAGATCTTGCGTTCCGCAGTACGACTCCACACCGCCATCCGGATGAATTTTCAACAGACAACTGGAAGTGTTCGCAGTACCGCCCCAGGTGTGGATACCGATACCAAGTCCTTCGACAACCGCGCCGTTTTTCGGACCTTTGCCATGCGGATGCCAATTCGCGTCCCAACCGATCCGATCGGCAGCGATTTCCAACTGTTCCAAATACAGCAACTGCTTGTCCACCGAAATATTTTTCAGGTTACGCAGGAACACATCGAGGCTGCTGATGCCCATCACGGCAGCCAGATCATCGTAGGCAGTCTGCGTGATTGCACAGGCTTGCGGATGATTGGGAGCTCTCCAGGCCACCGACGGTTCGTTATTGGTTTCGATTCCCGTCGCTCGACGCCGAAAGTTTGGCGGTTGGTAGACGTAAGGAATTTGATTTTGGCTCACGGTTCCGCCATTGAAGCCGGTCGTTCCCCAGTGGTGCGAATCCCAAACTTGCACCACGCCGTTCTCATCAGCTC
This DNA window, taken from Pirellulaceae bacterium, encodes the following:
- a CDS encoding xanthine dehydrogenase family protein molybdopterin-binding subunit translates to MAETTYNWPAANKSSLIGKRIKRLDGPEKSTGTAKYTYDVNLPKQLIVQALGCPHAHCKVVSVDVTEAMKVPGVVHVQLMRAPKQAGDDAVEIRTQGELIAAVAAETEGAAREGVEKLNVKYDLLDVFVLDQDVEAAEAAGRTKRAGGKIELVSEPDDDVEDEEAFEDEELQRLLNESKFVVEGFYGIDAITHCCLEPHGSTLQWNGDKLNVFLSTQNVSRTDDGFADALEITADDVDVTCEYIGGGFGSKFKPDYWSIAAAQISKATGRPVKFMLDRDQELKIGGNRPSGFLQVRLGADENGVVQVWDSHHWGTTGFNGGTVSQNQIPYVYQPPNFRRRATGIETNNEPSVAWRAPNHPQACAITQTAYDDLAAVMGISSLDVFLRNLKNISVDKQLLYLEQLEIAADRIGWDANWHPHGKGPKNGAVVEGLGIGIHTWGGTANTSSCLLKIHPDGGVESYCGTQDLGTGTRTVCAMVLAETFGLPIEAVKVNIGHSTYPFSGASGGSTTVGAVSESHRRVGQDALQKLFELVAKKLQVPADQLQAVDGRIEVAGSNKGLAWKQACALLGIQPLEVTANYQRGTKSPLSNTGVGGVQMAHVAVDTETGVVKVKRFVAVQDMGLVVNRKTAESQIYGAVIMSIAAGLFEQRINDPKTGAFVNSELSDYRLPRLGDIGEIVVEMYEPESERQRGVIGLGEPPAISGGAAISNAICNATGVRVPILPATPQRVLEALKKARV
- a CDS encoding FAD binding domain-containing protein — translated: MKNFEFAQPKTEAEALELLSSQPGHTELLAGGTDLVGLMKRMVVTPQRVVDIGRIDSIRTVDRDPLGNLWIGTGVNLDDFLGSSLTDPYPAVKHAIQGINSLQLQAQGTLGGELLRRPQCWYFRDGHGLLADGGRTVVQGDNRFHAILGNRGAAKFVNASRLAPALISLQAQVRILGPNPEDESIVSLERLFQTPGSETERENSLLPNQLLTHLILPQDQGELSASYEVRQGEGPDAPLAAAAATFAVAAGVVQHARIVMGQVAPTPWISAEAEAVLTGQPVNQETARQAGLAAVRDAMPLSENEYKVQLAQVAVQRAILRAAGLDTGGF